Within the Zea mays cultivar B73 chromosome 10, Zm-B73-REFERENCE-NAM-5.0, whole genome shotgun sequence genome, the region TGTCATAAGGTGGAGCAAAGACAGTGGCAGGGTTGAACGGGAGGTTGGCCTCAGACAACAGGGGCTCAACAGTGGCCGGCGCATTTAGGTGTGGTCCTTGCGATTCAGGTGGAACTTTCTTATATGGGATGAGTGTCTCTGCACAGAAGGTCACCCTCAGTGGAATAGTTAGATCCTGGTCTCTTGGCCGGGCCTGTTCATAGCGCATCATCCGAAAATTGCGCTGATGTTGCCAACGCAGTGGGCGGAATGTAATTGTGCGCTCATTAGGTTGTGGTGACTGGAGAACAGAGAACTCTGGCTCCGAGGATCCTGCTTCATCAGCGTTGGCAGGCTTCCGGCGCCGGCGCTCAGGAAGACGGAGCACATGCACGTCCCCGCACTTGGTGAGGCAAAAGACCTTACCTTTGTCGGTGTATACGACGTCGGTGAGCTGGTCCCCGCAGGTGAGGCGGACGGGGTCCATGACGGCCCACCTCCTGGCACCGGCGGTGACGTACGCGATCCTGTCGATATCGCAGATTGCCGCGGCGGCGAAGTCATCCTTGGCGGGGCTCGGGGTGAAGACGACCTTGGAAACCCAGCGACTCTCGTAGATCAGCGGCGGGAGGAGGATCTCCACAGCGGCGATGGGGTTGAGGAGCACGAAGACGGTCTTGCCGTTGAAGAGGACGACGGAGAGCGCGATCCAGCCGTTGCTGGAGCCAATGCAGCGGCTTCCCGAGACGATGGCGGTGAGCTCGAATGACCTCCGCGTGGGGAGGGAGGCAGCGTAGGGGCAACAGCGAGCGTCGTCAGCGACCACGAGGAGCGCGGGCGACGGCGGCGGAAGCGCGCAGCGCCACGCCGTGCAGACGCCCCGCGCGCTGGCGTACCACTTGAGGTCGAGCCGGTCTCCGATGCGGCAGAGGAGATCTGCCGGCAGGTCTGCCCAGCGCCGTAACGGTGCCATGGCGACCGGCGGATTCGAGATGCTAGGGTTTGGGAAGGGCGGATGCAGGCGATTCCCCTGCCGGGGAATTTACGATCCATTGTTCGGGTGAGGGATTTTACGAAGGAGCCCTCTCAATTACGATACGTTAGCGGAACGGTCCAACGGCTGATAGAGAAGGAACCGGAACCCCTGCAGCCCTGCCTTTGTCCAGCGTCCACCGTGTccaacaaatttaatattttaaaataaataaatatataatttgATGTTAATCTTTTATTATGTTGTTAAGCatatctatactacctattaaggctcTAAGGGGTAGGCTGTCTCTGCTTGGTTCTGCCTTCTGACGATCTCAACCGTCCAATACGCTTTAGAGTCTCTCAGCCGTCCGATGCGCACGCTCTCACCCCCCACGCATCGCCCCGCCCCCACCACGGATCCCGCATCCCCCACGGATCCCGCAGCCGCGCCGCAGCCGCTCCCTCCCGTGCTCCCTTCGCGCCCGCCCATGGATCTCCAACagcgagcgccgccgccgcctcgcctcggcaaacccGGCTCCAGGGCGACAGCTCCCGCCGGTGGGACCTCGTGTTCAGCGTCGTGAAGCCGTCCGTGATCCAGCTGCGGGGGCCCACCAAGGTCAGCGTCTTCATCGCCAGCAACGACGCCGAGCAGGCCTGCAACTTCAAGATCACCGGCATCTACCACGACGGTACAAACCTTGCACCTTCTTCGACTCTTCCCGTCCGATTTGACTATCTAAAACTGTTGTTTCTGATTCGGTGCGCTGGCGATCTGGTCGCCCGCAGGGAGTTCGTGAAGAAGAACTATGGTGACATCAAGGCCCGCAacccctccctccccttccttGTCCGCGAGTGCTCCGGTGTCCAGCCCCAGCTCTGGGCGCGCTACGGTACGCGTGCATCTATTTCGTCCTCTTTCTCCTGCTGTGGCTAAAGATTTGATTTTTATTGGTTGGGGCATTTTTGGGTGAATTTCATATCTTTGTCTGCCCTGTGAAATGGCTCAATCTGCCCTGTGCATTTGGGGGAAGAGGAATTTAGGCAATTATATTTATGAGAAATAAGTTCATAAATGTAAGTTCCATGTTGGTTTGTCATACTCAACTACAAAACTGCTAGAGTCTGTGCAATGGTAACCTGTTGGGGCCAATCCGTACGTTTATATGTGCTCTGCATCATCATCCTGGTTGATCACAGTGGTCCATACCAGCATTTTGTTCAGTTTACTGCTAAATTTCTGGTGGAGCTCCCTGTGGTTTTATGTGATGTTCAATATTATTGTAGAGTAGACAATTACAGTCATGGCTAGACTGATCCTCCACACATTCAGTGTCTTGTATTCCCCCTGTTCCAAATTAAATGTTGCATTAGCtttgtcctaagtcaaacttTTTTTTTATCTTCGACCAAGTTTATGGAAAAATGCACCAACATCTACAACGTCAGATTAGTTTCATTAAATTCACCATAAAATATGTTTTGGTACTTTAGTATTGAACCTGTAGATGTTAATATAGCTTCCTAAATGTTTGGTCAATTTACATAAGTTTGGCACAGAATTAATCTAAAGTGATCTGTAATTTGGAACGCGGGGCATAGATTGTGTTTTGTTTCCTCAGTTGGCTTACACAGTTTGATTT harbors:
- the LOC100383053 gene encoding uncharacterized protein LOC100383053, producing the protein MAPLRRWADLPADLLCRIGDRLDLKWYASARGVCTAWRCALPPPSPALLVVADDARCCPYAASLPTRRSFELTAIVSGSRCIGSSNGWIALSVVLFNGKTVFVLLNPIAAVEILLPPLIYESRWVSKVVFTPSPAKDDFAAAAICDIDRIAYVTAGARRWAVMDPVRLTCGDQLTDVVYTDKGKVFCLTKCGDVHVLRLPERRRRKPANADEAGSSEPEFSVLQSPQPNERTITFRPLRWQHQRNFRMMRYEQARPRDQDLTIPLRVTFCAETLIPYKKVPPESQGPHLNAPATVEPLLSEANLPFNPATVFAPPYDTVSSFTSAKNLVFCEGNLYQVWRNASCTVTLQLPAGGQHRVAENEILVLRYYPRRRPCWDVVKDLGGHSLFVGRNNAVSMYGEGVPGLRGNCVYWIGGRGRDQGMVFDMESGRSTPCRVPPVGFLPGHPHSTICWYFLSDVMSINNCYSNSVSSSNSSGGRKIYQTRARARADLAQDMEE